In one Eschrichtius robustus isolate mEscRob2 chromosome 15, mEscRob2.pri, whole genome shotgun sequence genomic region, the following are encoded:
- the MRPL35 gene encoding large ribosomal subunit protein bL35m, translating to MAASAFACTVRAASGILRPLNILASSAYRNCSKNACLSSALSSRHFSHIQTLFVSSAPRLITSVRNLTCGQTATVLNRVVPLLPNVLKPPVRTVTYYSSRKGKRKTVKAAVYRFLRLHSGLWLRRKAGYKKKLWKKTVARKRRLREFVFCNKTQSKLLDKMTTSFWKRRNWYADDLYQKYHDRTNLKV from the exons ATGGCGGCCTCCGCTTTTGCGTGTACTGTGAGAGCAGCCTCAG gaaTCTTACGGCCCCTGAATATTTTGGCATCTTCAGCCTATCGAAACTGCTCCAAGAATGCCTGTCTTAGTTCTGCACTGTCTTCCCGACATTTCAGTCATATTCAGACACTGTTTGTGTCCTCTGCTCCCAGACTGATCACATCTGTCAGAAACCTGACATGTGGGCAGACTGCCACAGTCCTCAATAG agtGGTCCCCTTGCTCCCAAACGTCCTGAAGCCACCAGTCAGAACTGTAACATACTACAGttcaagaaaaggcaagagaaagaCTGTGAAAGCTGCCGTCTATAGGTTTCTTCGACTTCATTCTGGCCTGTGGCTAAGGAGGAAG GCTggttataagaaaaaattatggaagaaGACGGTTGCAAGAAAAAGACGCTTGAGGGAATTTGTCTTCTGCaataaaacccaaagtaagcTCTTAGATAAAATGACAACGTCTTTCTGGAAGAGGCGAAACTGGTATGCTGATGATCTTTATCAGAAGTATCATGACCGAACAAACTTGAAAGTATAG